One segment of Terriglobales bacterium DNA contains the following:
- a CDS encoding bifunctional riboflavin kinase/FAD synthetase: MKVYRHLDELPGELGPTIVSVGNYDGVHMAHRRVLGELVRRAQETKCASVVVTFDPHPTRILRPDVAPRLLTPVPVKLRLLEETGIDAVLLLPFTRDLSLMTPLEFAEQVLLRGLRAREVHEGFNFHFGHRAQGNVERLAEIGREFGFEVRIYPALTIRGEVVSSSRIRELLGAGEVSRARHLLGRVFNIFSTPGRGRGYGQKYTVPTINLSRYDEMIPRNGVYITRTAVNGETFDSVTNVGVRPTFGPDSFAIESHLLNFHPITLTAQTQVELCFLKRLRDEQKFPTVEALREQIGRDVGRAKKYFQLLGRR, translated from the coding sequence ATGAAAGTCTATCGCCATCTCGATGAGCTTCCCGGCGAGCTGGGGCCGACCATCGTCTCGGTCGGCAACTACGATGGCGTTCACATGGCCCACCGGCGGGTGCTCGGCGAACTGGTGCGACGCGCGCAAGAAACCAAGTGCGCGTCGGTAGTGGTCACCTTTGATCCGCACCCCACGCGCATCCTCCGCCCTGACGTTGCTCCGCGTTTGCTGACGCCCGTGCCGGTGAAACTGCGACTGCTGGAGGAGACAGGCATCGACGCCGTGCTGCTGCTTCCCTTCACCCGCGACCTGTCATTGATGACGCCCCTGGAGTTTGCCGAGCAGGTGCTGCTGCGGGGTCTGCGCGCTCGCGAGGTCCACGAGGGGTTTAACTTTCATTTCGGGCATCGCGCGCAGGGCAATGTGGAGCGGCTGGCGGAGATCGGTCGCGAGTTCGGCTTCGAAGTGCGAATCTATCCCGCCCTCACGATTCGCGGCGAAGTGGTCTCCAGCAGCCGCATTCGCGAACTGCTGGGCGCGGGAGAGGTCAGCCGCGCGCGTCACCTGCTGGGGCGCGTGTTCAACATTTTCTCGACGCCGGGACGCGGGCGCGGATATGGCCAGAAGTACACCGTGCCCACCATTAACCTGAGCCGCTATGACGAGATGATCCCGCGCAATGGCGTGTACATCACGCGCACGGCGGTGAACGGCGAGACCTTTGATTCCGTGACCAACGTGGGCGTGCGCCCGACCTTCGGGCCGGATTCCTTCGCCATTGAAAGCCACCTGCTCAATTTTCATCCCATCACGCTGACCGCGCAGACCCAGGTTGAGCTTTGTTTCCTGAAGCGACTGCGCGACGAACAGAAATTCCCGACTGTCGAGGCCCTGCGCGAGCAGATTGGACGCGACGTGGGGAGGGCGAAAAAGTATTTTCAGCTGCTGGGACGGCGTTAA
- a CDS encoding trehalose-6-phosphate synthase, with translation MRIVARLIGCLLLSVLIVSVLSSYYQAERERYVLRRELEKRADVLAESLQARVESMLHRGDIAAVGKLAQRFADKQQLAGIVVYGDGEKPLAISSSLAGLILRKPETLSRTLLEDAARGQFLRLDGHPVHFRAVPLHEDDRVIGGLLVVHDANNIVAARRQAWRDMSVRLLAQMLLIVVVTLVMFQRSVVKPIARTAAWMRELRHGGNPGVSGLAGSDVLKPLANEAHSFARSLAEARASAEQEARLREAAESSWTAERLAVSLRTRLKGSRLFVVSNREPYMDIRKGNTVQTIVPASGLVTALEPILRACDGTWVAHGSGNADAETVDANFCVRVPPEDPHYTLRRVWLSRQEEERYYYGFSNEGLWPLCHIAHTRPTFRAADFEEYKRINERFANALWDEMRDVEQPIVIVQDYHFALLPRMLKQRRPDARVGLFWHIPWPNPEAFGICPWQRELLDGMLGADLVGFHIQAHCDNFLETVDRVLESRIEWDRRNVNRAEHMTMVRPFPISIVMPHDAGYSSEAKPHEQQAALLNDLGVDAIYMGVGVDRLDYTKGIVERLLGVERFLEKYEQYQGRFCFVQIGAPSRTTIQRYHDFMDEVAATAERINRRFRSSKWQPVVFRNTHHTHAELERFYRAADVCLVTSLHDGMNLVAKEYIASRQDDDGVLVLSPFTGAARELPDALIVNPYDTEKLADAIYQALEMDGSERQARMRRMRQVVREHNVYRWAANLIGDLCEVRLDAVAPRKHAAKALAASVAQGVGGEIIVEKLVDDLNHAGAMAAGGDQVGIPLDLR, from the coding sequence ATGCGAATCGTTGCTCGACTGATCGGCTGCCTGCTCTTGAGCGTCCTGATCGTGTCGGTGCTGTCTTCCTACTACCAGGCGGAACGGGAAAGATATGTGCTGCGCCGGGAGTTGGAGAAGCGCGCCGACGTGCTGGCCGAGAGCCTGCAGGCGCGCGTCGAATCGATGTTGCATCGCGGCGATATCGCGGCGGTCGGGAAACTGGCACAGCGTTTTGCCGATAAGCAGCAACTCGCGGGCATCGTAGTCTATGGCGACGGCGAAAAACCTCTGGCGATCTCCAGCTCGCTGGCTGGTCTGATTCTGCGAAAGCCGGAGACGCTTTCTCGAACCCTGCTGGAGGATGCCGCGCGCGGACAATTCCTGCGCCTGGATGGACATCCGGTGCATTTCCGGGCGGTCCCGCTGCACGAAGATGACAGGGTAATTGGCGGGCTCCTGGTGGTGCATGACGCCAACAACATTGTTGCCGCCCGGCGGCAAGCGTGGCGCGACATGTCGGTGCGCTTGCTGGCGCAGATGCTGCTCATCGTCGTCGTCACCCTGGTGATGTTCCAGCGCAGCGTGGTCAAGCCGATTGCCCGCACCGCCGCGTGGATGCGCGAGCTGCGCCACGGCGGCAATCCCGGCGTCTCCGGACTTGCCGGATCCGACGTGCTCAAGCCGCTGGCCAACGAGGCGCACAGTTTCGCGCGCAGCCTGGCGGAAGCTCGCGCCTCGGCGGAGCAGGAAGCGCGGCTGCGCGAGGCGGCCGAGTCGTCATGGACGGCGGAACGCCTTGCCGTATCCCTGCGCACGCGATTGAAGGGCAGCCGCCTGTTCGTGGTTTCGAACCGTGAGCCGTACATGGACATTCGCAAGGGAAACACGGTGCAGACAATTGTTCCCGCCAGCGGCCTGGTCACGGCGCTGGAGCCCATCCTGCGCGCTTGCGACGGCACCTGGGTGGCGCATGGCAGCGGCAACGCCGACGCGGAAACGGTGGACGCGAACTTTTGCGTCCGCGTCCCCCCGGAGGACCCTCACTACACGCTACGGCGGGTGTGGCTGAGCCGGCAGGAAGAAGAACGCTACTATTACGGGTTTTCCAACGAAGGGTTGTGGCCGCTCTGCCACATCGCGCATACGCGGCCCACGTTTCGCGCCGCTGATTTCGAGGAATACAAGCGCATCAACGAGAGGTTCGCCAACGCGCTTTGGGACGAGATGCGCGACGTGGAGCAGCCCATCGTCATCGTCCAGGATTATCACTTCGCGCTGCTGCCGCGAATGCTCAAGCAGCGGCGTCCGGACGCGCGCGTCGGGTTGTTCTGGCACATCCCGTGGCCCAATCCGGAGGCCTTCGGCATCTGTCCGTGGCAGCGCGAGCTGCTGGACGGAATGCTAGGCGCGGACTTGGTCGGTTTTCATATCCAGGCGCATTGCGACAATTTCCTCGAGACCGTGGACCGGGTGCTGGAGTCGCGAATCGAGTGGGACCGGCGCAACGTGAATCGCGCCGAGCACATGACCATGGTGCGCCCGTTCCCCATCAGCATCGTGATGCCGCATGATGCGGGCTATTCGTCGGAGGCCAAGCCGCACGAGCAACAGGCCGCGTTGTTGAATGACCTGGGAGTGGACGCCATCTACATGGGAGTGGGCGTGGACCGCCTCGACTACACCAAGGGCATCGTGGAACGCCTGCTGGGCGTCGAGCGCTTTCTGGAAAAATACGAGCAGTACCAGGGGCGGTTCTGTTTCGTGCAAATCGGCGCGCCCAGCCGCACCACGATCCAGCGTTACCACGACTTCATGGACGAGGTAGCGGCGACCGCGGAGCGCATCAACCGCCGCTTCCGGAGCAGCAAGTGGCAGCCGGTCGTCTTCCGCAACACCCACCATACGCACGCCGAACTGGAGCGTTTTTACCGCGCCGCCGACGTCTGCCTGGTGACCTCGCTGCACGACGGCATGAACCTGGTGGCGAAGGAATATATCGCGTCACGACAGGATGACGACGGAGTGCTTGTCCTCAGCCCGTTCACCGGCGCCGCGCGCGAATTGCCGGACGCGCTCATCGTGAATCCCTATGACACGGAGAAACTGGCGGATGCCATCTACCAGGCTTTGGAGATGGACGGCTCGGAGAGGCAGGCGCGCATGCGGCGCATGCGCCAGGTGGTGCGCGAGCACAACGTGTACCGCTGGGCCGCCAACCTGATCGGCGACTTGTGCGAGGTGCGGCTCGATGCCGTGGCGCCGCGCAAGCACGCAGCCAAGGCGCTAGCCGCGAGTGTGGCGCAAGGCGTAGGCGGCGAGATCATTGTCGAGAAGCTGGTCGATGACCTCAACCACGCCGGCGCCATGGCCGCAGGCGGTGACCAGGTCGGCATTCCTCTTGATCTGCGGTAG
- a CDS encoding MBL fold metallo-hydrolase: MKALLTVLGSGTSMGVPTIGCRCAVCTSPDPRDRRTRPSILVEYGERRVLIDSTPDFRQQAIREGIRQLDAVLYTHAHADHILGLDDLRPLTFHSAGKIPLYAQPSAIPRIREMFSYIFSGDYKFGGIAQVELNTLDGPLELHGARFDPIAILHGDAEICGFRFGTAAYLTDFSEIPEKSLERLRGLDILFLDALRHKPHPTHSTVANSLQLIERLNPRRAFFTHISHDLGHEATNSALPPHVRLSHDGLKLEFEI; this comes from the coding sequence ATGAAAGCCCTCCTCACCGTGCTCGGCAGCGGCACGTCGATGGGCGTGCCCACGATCGGCTGCCGCTGCGCGGTCTGCACTTCTCCGGACCCGCGCGACCGCCGCACCCGGCCTTCGATCCTGGTGGAGTATGGCGAACGCCGCGTGCTCATCGATTCCACGCCCGACTTCCGCCAGCAGGCCATCCGCGAAGGCATCCGGCAACTCGATGCCGTGCTCTACACCCACGCGCACGCCGATCACATCCTGGGACTCGATGACCTGCGCCCGCTCACCTTTCACAGCGCCGGCAAGATTCCGCTGTACGCGCAGCCGTCGGCGATCCCGCGCATTCGCGAGATGTTCAGCTACATTTTTTCCGGCGACTACAAGTTCGGCGGCATTGCGCAGGTGGAACTGAATACCCTGGATGGGCCGCTGGAATTGCACGGCGCGCGCTTCGATCCCATCGCGATCCTGCACGGCGACGCGGAAATTTGCGGGTTTCGCTTCGGAACGGCCGCCTACCTCACCGATTTCAGCGAGATTCCGGAGAAGTCGCTGGAGCGGCTGCGCGGGCTCGACATCCTGTTCCTCGATGCGTTGCGCCACAAGCCTCATCCGACGCATTCCACCGTCGCCAATTCCCTGCAATTGATCGAGCGACTGAACCCGCGGCGCGCATTCTTCACCCACATTTCGCATGACCTCGGGCACGAAGCAACCAACTCCGCCCTGCCGCCGCACGTGCGCTTGTCACACGACGGCCTGAAGCTTGAGTTCGAGATTTGA
- a CDS encoding ABC transporter permease, producing the protein MRLLLDIFVQMLHTLWSHKTRSFLTMFGIAWGVGSLLLLVGLGEGFRTGQKKQLSTLGEDVLFIWGGRAPAVEGNFNGMRQYYLTIRDWQDVVRECTECRNSAPVISRGDVRAVSDFYSTSGQLMGTTPNFSQIRYMPIKAGRWINEADNAERHQVVVLGDEARRNLFQGQPAVGSTILLNGVRFDVIGTLDSIGHGDNNQLNLRIFIPFETMHMLFPRKDTGDLQDAISFINYQPRVHERHQFARQQLHKIIGRNHHFDGTNRDAFDEWDSIQTYDMIGKIFDAMDMFLGTVGLVTLALGAIGIINIMLVAVAERTPEIGLRKALGATNRSVMFQFFAEGAFLTVLSGGIGLAAAAALCSMLGRLPSPPGWDTPKIVPSSAAIAIGSLALAGIIAGLYPARKAALLQPVEALRKD; encoded by the coding sequence ATGCGCCTGCTGCTCGACATCTTCGTCCAAATGCTGCACACCCTGTGGTCGCACAAGACCCGCTCGTTCCTGACCATGTTTGGAATCGCGTGGGGAGTAGGCTCGCTGCTGCTGCTGGTGGGGCTTGGCGAAGGCTTCCGCACCGGCCAGAAGAAGCAGCTTTCGACTCTCGGCGAAGACGTCCTGTTCATCTGGGGCGGGCGCGCGCCGGCCGTGGAAGGAAACTTCAACGGCATGCGCCAGTACTACCTCACGATTCGCGATTGGCAGGATGTGGTTCGCGAGTGCACCGAGTGCCGGAACTCCGCGCCGGTGATCTCGCGCGGCGACGTCCGCGCGGTCAGCGATTTTTATTCCACCTCCGGGCAGTTGATGGGAACGACCCCAAATTTCAGCCAGATCCGCTACATGCCGATCAAGGCGGGGCGCTGGATCAACGAGGCCGACAACGCGGAGCGGCACCAGGTGGTGGTGCTCGGCGATGAAGCGCGCCGCAACCTGTTTCAAGGCCAGCCCGCGGTGGGAAGCACGATCCTGCTCAACGGTGTGCGCTTCGATGTGATCGGAACCCTCGACAGCATCGGCCACGGTGACAACAACCAGTTGAACTTGCGCATTTTCATTCCCTTCGAAACCATGCACATGCTGTTTCCGCGCAAGGACACGGGCGATCTGCAAGACGCGATTTCCTTCATCAACTACCAGCCGCGGGTGCATGAGCGGCATCAATTCGCCCGCCAGCAACTGCACAAGATCATCGGCCGCAACCACCACTTCGATGGGACCAATCGGGACGCCTTCGACGAGTGGGATTCCATCCAGACCTACGACATGATCGGGAAAATTTTCGATGCCATGGACATGTTCCTTGGCACCGTGGGACTGGTCACGCTGGCCCTGGGCGCTATCGGGATCATCAACATCATGCTGGTGGCAGTGGCGGAGCGGACCCCGGAAATCGGCCTGCGCAAGGCCCTGGGCGCGACCAACCGCAGCGTCATGTTCCAGTTTTTTGCCGAAGGAGCATTTTTGACCGTGCTCAGCGGCGGGATCGGCCTGGCCGCGGCGGCGGCATTGTGCTCGATGCTGGGCAGGCTGCCCTCCCCGCCCGGTTGGGACACGCCCAAGATCGTGCCCTCCTCGGCGGCGATCGCCATCGGCAGCCTGGCGCTTGCGGGGATCATCGCTGGACTGTATCCCGCGCGTAAGGCGGCGCTGCTGCAACCGGTCGAGGCACTGCGAAAGGACTGA
- a CDS encoding ABC transporter permease — MSGDLLKMAYSAMRYNRRRTLLTMLGMAWGIATVVLLLAYGDGFGRAIHAIFENFGAKAVGIFPGRTSLQAGGNKAGVQVRFTDEDLERLRNVVPLVRHMARYNEITVPVQREERAFNLELDGIDPPAQSIWNLQLESGRLLSDEDNMSHARVCVLASEAKEKLFSGAPAVGQRLRAGGVTFEVVGVLSARMQEGDNDINRTVFIPYTTMGLLKDIHYVGGIWLDYEALDHDKVSKTIRQTMALAHNFDPEDHLAVRVFDAQKQLAQFEMITLGIKILMGFIGSLTLGIGGVGLMNIMLVSVTQRTREIGMEKALGARKRDVLFQFLAEALVITAVGGICGIILSYAVSLTVGRITLYSALASHAEAADISLLIQPRVVAIATAILAFVGLASGMLPAIRAANLDPIEALRYE, encoded by the coding sequence ATGAGCGGCGACCTGCTCAAAATGGCGTACAGCGCGATGCGCTACAACCGGCGGCGCACCTTGCTGACCATGCTCGGCATGGCGTGGGGCATCGCAACCGTGGTGCTGCTGCTCGCCTACGGGGACGGCTTTGGCCGCGCCATCCACGCCATCTTTGAGAATTTCGGCGCCAAGGCGGTAGGCATTTTTCCCGGACGCACATCGCTGCAGGCCGGCGGCAACAAGGCCGGCGTGCAAGTCCGTTTCACCGACGAAGACCTGGAGCGCCTGCGCAACGTGGTGCCGCTGGTGCGGCACATGGCGCGTTACAACGAAATTACCGTGCCCGTGCAGCGCGAAGAACGCGCCTTTAATCTCGAACTGGACGGCATCGACCCGCCCGCGCAGAGCATCTGGAACCTGCAACTGGAATCCGGGCGCCTGTTGAGCGACGAGGACAACATGAGCCACGCTCGCGTGTGCGTGCTGGCCTCGGAGGCAAAAGAAAAATTGTTCTCCGGAGCGCCGGCCGTCGGCCAACGCTTGCGGGCCGGCGGCGTAACTTTTGAGGTGGTCGGCGTGCTGAGCGCGCGCATGCAGGAGGGCGACAACGACATCAATCGAACCGTCTTCATTCCTTACACCACGATGGGCTTGCTGAAGGACATTCATTACGTCGGCGGCATCTGGCTCGACTACGAGGCCCTCGATCATGACAAGGTGAGCAAAACCATCCGCCAGACCATGGCGCTGGCGCACAACTTCGATCCCGAAGATCATCTCGCGGTCCGCGTCTTCGATGCGCAAAAGCAACTCGCGCAATTCGAGATGATCACGCTCGGCATCAAGATCCTCATGGGTTTCATCGGCTCGCTGACGCTCGGCATCGGCGGCGTCGGGCTGATGAACATCATGCTCGTATCGGTGACCCAGCGCACGCGCGAGATCGGTATGGAAAAAGCCTTGGGCGCGCGCAAGCGCGATGTCCTGTTCCAATTCCTGGCCGAAGCGCTGGTGATTACCGCCGTGGGCGGCATCTGCGGCATTATCCTGTCCTACGCCGTGTCGCTCACGGTCGGCCGGATTACGTTGTACAGCGCGCTCGCGTCGCACGCGGAAGCCGCTGACATCAGCCTGCTGATCCAGCCGCGCGTGGTCGCGATTGCCACCGCCATTCTCGCCTTCGTGGGCCTGGCCAGCGGCATGCTCCCGGCAATCCGGGCGGCGAACCTGGACCCGATCGAAGCACTGCGGTACGAATAA
- a CDS encoding OsmC family protein yields the protein MVTASASWTDGERFVGIASSGHAIVVDAGKDKTASSPMELVLIGLCGCTASDVVGILRKKREPFTRLEVSAAAERAPEPPAVYTSIKLHYRVAGKVSRKAVEDAVRLSKEKYCSVSQMLAKTAKITVEIEVAEE from the coding sequence ATGGTTACTGCAAGCGCGTCGTGGACAGATGGCGAGCGATTCGTCGGCATAGCGAGCAGCGGGCACGCGATTGTGGTCGACGCGGGCAAGGACAAAACCGCGTCCAGCCCGATGGAACTGGTGCTGATTGGCCTGTGTGGATGCACTGCGAGCGACGTGGTCGGCATTTTGCGCAAGAAACGTGAGCCATTCACGCGCCTGGAAGTGAGCGCCGCGGCTGAGCGGGCGCCCGAGCCTCCGGCCGTCTACACCTCGATCAAATTGCATTATCGCGTTGCCGGGAAGGTCTCTCGGAAGGCGGTGGAGGACGCGGTCCGTCTGTCGAAGGAGAAGTACTGCTCGGTTTCGCAGATGCTGGCCAAGACGGCAAAGATCACGGTGGAGATCGAGGTGGCGGAGGAGTGA
- a CDS encoding MFS transporter: protein MRAPFKPWLLDLAPHERSTLLATFGGWALDGMDVMVFSFVIPSLIAMWNIGKGEAGILASATLILSALGGWLAGLLADRYGRARVLQITIAWFAVFTFLSGFTNSFWQLLITRGLQGLGFGGEWAVGSVLMGETIRAEHRGKAVGTVQGGWAIGWGIAALCYALLFSVLPVPLAWRALFWIGILPALLVFYIRRYVPEPEVYTRTRAQLDASGERSRFMEIFSPTLLRVTLLTSLMATGAQGGYYAVTTWLPTYLKTVRRLSVLNTGGYLLVVIAGSFTGYMVSAWLTDTWGRRRTLILFAACSFLAVAAYTKLPIGDRIMLLLGFPLGFFASGSFGPMGAFLTELFPSRLRGSGQGFSYNFGRGIGALFPALVGYLSARVSLAAAIATFALSAYLLMIISVLLLPETRGMELRAGE, encoded by the coding sequence GTGCGCGCCCCGTTCAAGCCCTGGTTGCTCGATCTCGCTCCCCACGAGCGTTCCACCCTGCTGGCGACCTTCGGCGGGTGGGCGCTCGATGGCATGGACGTGATGGTGTTCAGCTTTGTCATTCCCAGCCTGATTGCCATGTGGAACATCGGCAAGGGGGAGGCGGGGATCCTGGCGTCAGCCACGCTGATCCTGTCCGCCCTCGGCGGCTGGCTCGCCGGGCTCCTCGCCGATCGCTACGGGCGGGCTCGTGTGCTGCAGATCACCATCGCGTGGTTCGCCGTCTTTACCTTCCTTAGCGGGTTCACCAATTCCTTCTGGCAGTTATTGATCACGCGCGGTCTGCAGGGATTGGGATTCGGCGGCGAGTGGGCGGTTGGCTCGGTGCTGATGGGCGAAACCATTCGCGCCGAGCATCGCGGCAAGGCGGTCGGAACCGTGCAGGGAGGGTGGGCGATCGGATGGGGCATCGCGGCGCTGTGTTACGCGCTGCTATTTTCCGTGTTGCCGGTGCCGCTGGCCTGGCGGGCGCTGTTCTGGATCGGAATTCTTCCCGCGCTTCTGGTCTTCTATATCCGGCGCTACGTGCCCGAACCGGAGGTCTATACCCGCACGCGCGCGCAACTGGACGCGTCCGGCGAGCGCAGCCGGTTCATGGAGATTTTTTCGCCAACACTGCTGCGGGTGACCCTGCTCACCTCGTTGATGGCAACCGGTGCGCAAGGAGGCTACTACGCGGTCACCACCTGGCTGCCGACGTACTTGAAAACCGTGCGGCGCCTCTCGGTGTTGAACACCGGCGGGTACCTGCTGGTGGTGATTGCGGGGTCCTTTACCGGCTACATGGTAAGCGCGTGGCTCACCGACACGTGGGGACGACGGCGCACGCTGATCCTGTTTGCCGCTTGTTCCTTCCTCGCGGTCGCGGCCTACACCAAGTTGCCCATCGGCGATCGGATCATGCTGCTGCTGGGATTTCCGCTGGGTTTTTTTGCCTCCGGATCATTCGGACCCATGGGGGCATTTCTCACCGAACTTTTCCCCAGCCGGTTGCGCGGCTCGGGACAGGGATTTTCCTACAACTTCGGGCGCGGCATCGGGGCACTGTTCCCGGCGCTGGTCGGTTATCTCAGCGCCCGCGTCTCGCTGGCAGCGGCAATCGCGACTTTTGCGCTCTCGGCATACCTGTTGATGATCATTTCTGTCCTCTTGCTGCCGGAAACGCGAGGTATGGAGCTGCGGGCGGGAGAATGA
- a CDS encoding S8 family serine peptidase codes for MNGDKKTLSSWSWGTKVGALLMACMFVVNSTAVAAGKGKKVADDINQTSGRLVNVIVQYADGPSATHATKAKHHGATVKQNLPLVKGATMSLPANRIPGLLLDDSAITYVSPDRVVKNSGNTDAFVAVNTDVAQSYGYTGSGIGVAVIDSGISTAQPDLARRVVYNQDFTGQGTADDLYGHGTHVAGIIAGNGGKSSCSACFLTYEGVAQSVRLINLRVLDNNGSGSDSEVINAIQTAINLKSQYNIRVINLSLGRGIYESYKTDPLTQAVEQAWKAGIFVVVAAGNYGRDNSNDNNGYATITSPGNDPYVITVGAMRTMGTQTRVDDAIASYSSKGPSMLDHVV; via the coding sequence ATGAACGGCGATAAGAAAACATTGTCCAGTTGGTCCTGGGGAACCAAAGTCGGCGCGCTGTTGATGGCTTGCATGTTCGTGGTTAACAGCACAGCCGTTGCCGCCGGCAAGGGCAAGAAGGTCGCAGACGACATCAACCAGACAAGTGGCAGGTTGGTGAACGTCATTGTGCAATACGCCGACGGACCGAGCGCGACGCACGCCACCAAGGCCAAGCACCACGGCGCGACCGTGAAGCAAAACTTGCCCCTGGTCAAGGGCGCGACCATGTCGTTGCCCGCGAACCGAATCCCCGGCCTGCTCTTGGACGACAGCGCGATTACCTATGTTTCTCCCGACCGCGTGGTCAAGAACAGCGGTAATACCGATGCATTCGTCGCCGTCAACACCGACGTCGCCCAGAGCTACGGCTATACCGGTTCTGGTATCGGCGTGGCCGTCATTGACAGCGGCATCAGCACCGCCCAGCCGGACCTGGCGCGCCGCGTGGTTTACAACCAGGATTTCACTGGACAGGGTACGGCCGATGACCTCTACGGTCACGGGACGCACGTCGCCGGCATCATCGCCGGCAATGGCGGCAAGTCCAGCTGCTCCGCGTGCTTCCTGACTTATGAGGGCGTTGCCCAGAGCGTGCGTTTGATCAACCTGCGGGTCCTGGACAATAACGGTTCGGGCTCCGACAGCGAAGTGATCAACGCCATCCAGACCGCGATCAATCTCAAGAGTCAGTACAACATCCGCGTCATCAACCTCTCGTTAGGGCGCGGAATCTATGAGAGCTACAAGACGGATCCGCTGACGCAGGCGGTAGAGCAAGCCTGGAAGGCGGGCATTTTCGTGGTCGTCGCCGCCGGCAACTATGGCCGCGACAACTCCAACGACAATAATGGTTACGCTACCATCACTTCGCCGGGCAACGATCCCTACGTGATCACCGTCGGCGCCATGCGCACCATGGGAACGCAGACGCGCGTGGACGATGCCATTGCCAGCTATAGCTCGAAGGGGCCCAGCATGCTGGACCACGTCGTC
- a CDS encoding DMT family transporter, which yields MASQSRSEIAGAGASQPASIRGYLFIAAAALCWGISASLGRAAFTGRLVTGQALPPIGPLILAQTRVTLALLVLAPVLLARRGPPALRMSRGDVVRALLIGVLGVAASNYFYYLAIQKTNVATAIILQYTAPVWVLVYMVARGVQRATASRVLSVGLAVVGSALAIGVVGTGQFRINLVGLAAAMAAAFSFAYYNIFIPPLLTRHDRWKVLLYILMGTALFWLAMNPPWRVFAEHYSQAQWGFLALFSLTSVLLPFSFYIAGLQYLDSTRAVVTSSLEPVFSILIAAITLGELVRPVQVIGIVIVLTATVLVQMSGKEEIVEPIE from the coding sequence ATGGCGTCGCAATCGAGATCCGAAATTGCAGGAGCGGGCGCGTCCCAGCCCGCTTCCATCCGCGGCTACCTGTTTATCGCCGCGGCGGCGCTGTGCTGGGGGATATCGGCGTCGCTGGGCCGGGCGGCGTTTACCGGCAGGCTGGTTACCGGGCAGGCGCTGCCGCCGATCGGTCCGCTGATCCTGGCGCAGACCCGAGTCACCCTCGCGCTGCTGGTATTGGCGCCGGTGTTGCTGGCCCGGCGGGGGCCTCCCGCACTCAGGATGTCGCGCGGCGATGTTGTGCGCGCGCTGCTGATCGGCGTGCTCGGGGTGGCCGCGTCGAATTACTTTTACTACCTCGCCATCCAGAAAACGAACGTTGCCACCGCCATCATCCTGCAGTACACCGCTCCGGTTTGGGTGCTGGTGTACATGGTCGCTCGCGGCGTGCAGAGGGCGACCGCATCGCGCGTGCTCTCTGTCGGCCTGGCGGTGGTGGGCAGCGCGCTCGCCATCGGAGTGGTGGGCACCGGGCAGTTCCGCATCAACCTGGTTGGGCTCGCCGCCGCCATGGCAGCCGCTTTCTCTTTCGCGTACTACAACATTTTTATTCCACCGCTGCTCACCCGGCACGACCGCTGGAAGGTGCTGCTCTACATCCTGATGGGTACGGCGCTGTTCTGGCTGGCGATGAATCCGCCATGGCGGGTCTTTGCCGAGCATTACTCGCAGGCGCAATGGGGTTTCCTGGCGCTGTTTTCCCTGACATCCGTGCTGCTGCCGTTCTCTTTTTATATTGCCGGTCTGCAATACCTCGATTCCACTCGCGCCGTCGTGACCAGCAGCCTGGAGCCGGTGTTTTCCATCCTGATCGCCGCCATTACCCTGGGCGAACTGGTGCGGCCGGTGCAGGTGATTGGCATCGTGATCGTGCTGACCGCGACGGTGCTGGTGCAGATGTCAGGGAAAGAGGAAATCGTCGAACCGATCGAATGA